A region from the Candidatus Diapherotrites archaeon genome encodes:
- a CDS encoding tRNA (cytidine(56)-2'-O)-methyltransferase, which translates to MKPNIIVVRLSERGYRDLRITTHCALVARAFGAERIILSDSLDKNIRKTVEKVRKRFGGAFEVAYEKNIIQRIRQLKKMGWIIIHLTMYGEEAPKTVRWIRKKRNKNVVVVIGSGKVPAEVYTIADRNTSITRQPHSEVAALGVFLHYLMDGGEEKLDFPGENIFIFPNPKGKDVRLHPFKT; encoded by the coding sequence ATGAAACCGAATATTATTGTTGTACGGCTGAGCGAGCGCGGGTATAGAGACCTTCGAATTACTACCCATTGCGCCTTGGTGGCCCGGGCCTTCGGGGCTGAACGCATCATCCTCAGCGACTCATTGGATAAGAATATTCGGAAAACAGTGGAAAAAGTCAGGAAGAGATTTGGGGGAGCATTCGAAGTGGCGTATGAAAAAAATATCATTCAAAGGATCCGCCAGCTAAAAAAAATGGGATGGATCATCATCCACCTCACCATGTATGGGGAAGAAGCCCCTAAAACCGTGCGATGGATCAGGAAAAAAAGAAACAAGAACGTGGTGGTGGTTATTGGGTCGGGAAAAGTCCCAGCAGAGGTGTATACTATAGCCGATCGGAATACCAGCATCACGCGGCAACCCCATTCGGAAGTGGCGGCACTGGGGGTATTTCTACATTACTTAATGGATGGGGGAGAAGAGAAATTAGATTTTCCTGGGGAAAATATTTTCATCTTCCCCAACCCCAAAGGAAAAGATGTGCGGCTCCATCCATTTAAAACCTAA